Within the Nerophis ophidion isolate RoL-2023_Sa linkage group LG01, RoL_Noph_v1.0, whole genome shotgun sequence genome, the region tgttccataaatattgatgttaaagatttatttttttgtgaagaaatgtttagaatgaagttgataaatccagatggatctctattacaatccccaaagaggacactttaagttgatgattacttctatgtggagaaatttGCATTTagaattcaatcacttgtttatttttcaagttttttgttatttttatatcttttttccaaatagttaaaataaaaatgagcaacatttaaatttaaagtaccaatgattgtcacacacatattatatgtggcgaaattattctctgcatttgacccatcacccttgatcaccctctggggggtgaggggagcagtgagcagcagcggtgcactgttatacaatttaataaatcagaaactgatgacatagtgctgtattatacttcttcatctctttttttcaaccaaaaatgctttgctctgattcgggggtacttgaatgaaaaaaatattcccagggtgtacatcactgaaaaaaggttgagaaccactgctctatacaaCAGGAACACCGTAGGGTTTTTAAGaatttactctaaaaatgtttgtctcccgaACTTAAACTGAACCTGGGGGCCGATATGGTGTCATTCGCCCACACCTCCACGAATAGCCCTGTCCTAAACTGAGTTCACCAGTTTGTGGAGAGCGTAGCAGACATGCCATCAGCATTGTTTTGGTTGATGTCACCTTCCGTACATGATTTTTATCTTTCTGCATTTTTTTGTTTGGCTCCGACACATTTTGATGGACTGCTtttgcgtgtgtctgtgtgcagAAGCTGGAGGAGCAAGACAAAAAGGCTTTAAACACGAAGGAGCAGCTGCAAAGAGAGCACCGCTACCTCAAACGCCGCCTCGAGCAGCTCTCGGTGTCAGGAAGCGTGGAGCGCATCCGCACCGACAGCATGGGCTCCACCATCTCCACCGACTCTGAACAAGGTAGGCTGACTCAGGCCGCGTTTTTCCGATATCCGCCAAGGTGACAGCTGACTGGAGTGCTCATCCGACCAAAATGAGCTGCGCCCGATGGCCTCTCCATATGTCGGTCGGGCCTTGACGCCATCACTGTTCGCTCCAACTCCGTCGTTGCATTCCTCATTGCTGTCCGCTGACCTCTAACCTCTTGACATCGCAGTGATCTTATTGACTTGATGATTATCCTCAGCCTGGACCTCAGGTGATGGCACTGGTCAATAATGTTTACACACTGTGTAATGAAATCTGGCTTTACTCTTAAGCTACTTGCTGCAGGAGATTTCTCGCTGGCATTTTGCAAGTGGTAACGTCTTAAGGATTGCTCCTTTGAAAAACAGCTGGGTCTCGCCTTGGTGCACAACTTGACGATTTTTTTACAGCGTCAGTGTAAAGTCAAGTTAGCCTTAAGGTTGGAAGTGAAGAAGTAAGGGCTGCAACTGTTAAGTGGTCTAatgttagagtgttcgccctgagatcggtaagttgtgagttcaaaccccggccgagtcataccaaagactataaaaacgggacccattacctccatgcttggcacttagcatcaagggttggagttgggggttaaatcaccaaaaatgactcccctcacctcccggagggtgaacaatgggatgggtcaaatgcagaggacaaatttcaacacacctcgtgtgtgtgtgtgacaatcattggtactttaaccaacAATTATTTTAATAGTCAATGAATCAACAATTATCTTAACAATTAATcgactaatcggataataaagcgtacacattTAATGACTCCAATTTTTCCATTGACTTCAAAATGCATCTTcagttattttaggcatgtgcttacaaACTACAAAGAagactaattcattcataaaaTAGTTATTTAaactgtaactgtgctgctcattcagctgttacaaaaATGAAAATGACTATTAAAATGTTGTTTCTTTGAAGGAAAGGAAAAGAAAATTGCATCAACAAAAAAAGCcttgtaacatttaaaaaaaaaaacatttaaaatagcagcaaggaaaacaaacaacaaaacccaAAATTTAACTTCCTCAAGAAGAAAAGCCTTTTGTggtgtttaaaaagctgcacactgatATATTAACTATTGATTAACTATTGGgtgtagaaatgtccgataatatctgtacgccgatattatcggccgataaatgcttagaatgtaatatcggaaattatcggtatcagtttctaaaaataaaatgaatgacttttcaaaacgccgctgtacggagcgctacatatccggtaaaacacggacgtaaGGAGCAGTACAtcgcagttgcgtctcccagttagcagcccctcccctctcccctcccccacacacaacacaggagttgacgactgcagcatgagagctttactggcgacgcttgatgacctcatcaaaccgccgcgagcgctgcataacaacaacaagagtgtgttgttgctggTGCTGGAGCCGTGGCTTACAAGCGAGCTCGCTTGGTGAcagactaacgacaccatgtctatggtatgggattattttaaagtgtctcttacgggtaaaaaaaaatggcaatttgcaatgactgcaaaaagttggttatgcgaggaggaaccaagacgtcttctttTAATACAAGCAATTACATCGCTAACCTCTTCAAGAATTATGAGGAGATACACGTTGAATACTAACGGAAAATGAATGTGAGCCtggtttataatttcctgttatacagtatgccaggcagtcttgcactaaatgaggatatgttattgtttactttattactctagtatactctagaccataggtgtcaaactctggcccgcgggccaatttttgcccaccgtgtaatttcatttggcccttgaggcaatatcaaatcaacattataACTGGCCCGCCAGggttatacagcggtgccgctttaacaccgcattcaccgatttcccgggagactctcgaatttcagtgcccctcccgaaaatctcccggtgcaaccattctcccgaattccacccagacaacaatattgggggagtgccttaaaggcactgccttcagcgtcctctacaacctgtcgtcaggtctgttttccctcctcacaaacagcgtgacAACTCTGTCACGTaatatatatgtggcttctacacacatgtaagtaaattaaaggcatacttgatcaacagcatacaggtcacactgagggtagccatataaacaactataacactgttacaaatatgcgccacactgtgaacccacaccaaacaacactgaccaacacattttgggagaacatccgcaccgtaacacaacataaacacaacataaacacaacagaacaaatacccagaaacccttgcagcactaactcttccagaccgctacaatatacaccccccaccccccctgtcctttattattattattattttttttttctttgtcatgaaaaagggacgtttttgtcatgaaaaagggacgtttttgtggttgatgcactaattgtaagtgtatattgtgtttttatgttgatttaataattaattaatttatttatttatttattttttattttttaataaaaattaataaaaaattcttctgcggcccggtaccaatcgggccacggcccggtggttggggaccactgctctaatagACTCAATATGTAGAATTGTATCATTGATTAATTCTTGGTGACGGTTTGACACAATTAAAGTTTCCATTTCTTTCTTTTCGCAGATGTGGATATCGAAGGTATGGATTTAACCCCTGGCGAGGCAGACAGCGTGGGCAGCATCAGCGACCCTgaggtagaagaagaagaagaggaggaggaggaagaggaggaccagtACAGCCTCCAGAGCAGCTCCAGCGACACCAGCTACACGGCCTCACATTCCCACAGACTGCAGCCACACCACTGTTAGACTCCCATGGCCAGACGAACCCGCTTCTTCACTCGCCCAGACCACCGCCGTAACCGCCGTGACTGTTTGCAGTCTCCAGCGCCGCCCACCTCCTACATCGGAGCAGTCCACAAAGGCGGTGCCCCGGAAAACCGTTTTGCAGAAACACCACTCAAGCCTTTCATACATCCCTCCCTTATTCCACTGACCCTACCTCACCCTGTTGTATCCTGTCCGAACACGCCCCTTCTGTCACGCCCTGCCCCGCCCACAAATCCAACCTTCCCCCTTAAGCCGGAGTAGCTGCAGGCTCTGGGAGAGCAGTGGGGGACTTCTGTGGTGAGATGGATAGCTTTATCTTGTTAATCAGGACCTggaagtgtgcatgtgtgtgtgtgtgtgtgtgtgtgtgtgtgtgtgtgtgtgtgtgtgtgtgtgtgtgtgtgtctgtgtgtgtgtgtgtgtaaaaaaaaaaatgtcacccaGTTCCCGACAGGTTTAAAAACAGCATAACGAAATATGCATGTCTGGTTAATGAGGCAATGACACGCAGACGCGGCTAGAAAATATGCAAATCATCCGTGTCTGCATCTGTCGTAGACAACTTTAGGACCTCAAAGTACAAGCCGACTTGAGGCAATAAGTCACACCGGCATGAGAAGATCAATACTGTTCCCACGCTGGAACCGAGAAACCGTTCCCTTGGAACTAGAGAGAAGAGGAACCAGTTAGCCAAAGAAAACACAAAATACGATATCCTTAAGaagttttatttttcttattcacGGCGGACGTTATAACAGAAACAATTAATTTATATCCTCTTATTATAGTACTCATCTTTAGGTTGAGAAAATGACTGTGCTAAAGGTAGCTTAACTAAGCTGAAACACggctatgttcacactgcagtAAATTCCGATTTTTTTCGCCCACATGTGACATTTTCATGTCAGTTTGAACAGTACAATTCAGATGTTTCCAAATCCGACTTACACATGAATGCGCAGGGCCACTGGTTTTACGTCATTGTTTTGTCAGTTCAGGGAAACATTCCGTTCACATTAGACAGTCATTGAAGTCGCATATTTTTCAACTTCATAAAAAGATCGGattcaacaaaaaaaagtagAATTTTGCTTTACACCCTGTAATGTAAATTGCTAAAGTTAGCTTCATCGAGCTAAGGGTAAGCGAAAACTAAAGTAATTTCCACACGGCTATGTTCACAATGCAGATCAATTCCGAGTTCTTTCAGATTTTTTTCGTTGTCAATTAGAACAGTTCGATTCAGATTTGTTCAAATCCGATGTACGCTACAACACAAATCAGTACACGATGCGCCGCATGTGACGACGTGTTTTGTGCCTCACTCGTCAGTTCACGGATGAAATCCGTTCACATTAGACATTCTCTCTATagctatgttcacactgcaggtcaattcagaTCTTTTTGCACATGTTACctgtatctgattttttttttttttttttcaaatccgaTGAATATAAATCGTATACGTATCCGATGCGACCGCAGTTTAAACGTTCATGTTGCCGACCAATACGTTAACGAAGGGTGACAAGTGTCTCGATTCCTCAACAAAAAAGACATGCGTTAAACATACATACTGTAGAAGGTATTGTAAACAGCTACGTAAAAATATCGGATTCGACACAAAATTCGAATTTGGCATCATGCACTGCTGTGTAAACGTAGCCTAAGATAGGGTAATCCTCTCTTTTGCTATAATCACACCGCTAGTTAATTACGATGTGAACTGTATCTGATTTCAGTAATCTccatttttttgtttatgttttatgtgaacaattacataaaaagatCAGATTTCATAAAAAGTTTGAATTGGGCAGTGTGATCTAGCCTTAGATAGGTTAATGCTCTCTTTCGCTGTTCAATTCCGATGTATCTGAATTCCGTGATCTCCATATTTTTTTGGTAATGTAAACGACTACATGAAAAGATCGGATTAACCAAAAAATTATGATTGGGCATTTTAACCTGCTTTGTGAACATAGCCTAATATGGGCTAATTCTCTCTATAGCTATGTTCACACTGCAAGTCAATTCAGATCTTTTTGCACATGTTACCTGtatctgatttttttatttttttttcaaatccgaTGAATATAAATCGTATACGTATCCGATGCGACTGCAGTTTAAACGTTCATGAAGGGTGACCGGTGCCTTGATAATGCTCTCCTTCGCTGTTCAATTCCGATGTATCTGAATTCCGTAATCGCCATATTTTTTTTGGTAATGTAAACAACTACATGAAAAGATCGGATTTAACGTAAAAAATCAGAATTGGACATAAGTGTGAATGTttatatattgtatgtacatAAGTGAATAGTACTCCACGTCAAAAAATATTCAACGGCATCTATTTTTATATCCGAACAAAGCCGATGTTCTGGCTAACAACAAGCCAAACGAGTGAGAGAGCTGCAGCAGAGAAGACTGTCCGTAGATTTTTTATTCGGATGATTGCCTCGCCACTACTCCACACTACTGACCACTACACGACAACACGCTATATTGTGGACAGACTACTACGGCAAAGTAAAAGACAAACTTTTGAACTCTATTTCTCAGTAGCGAAGCGATGTAGCAAAAGACGCAGGAGGAAGGGGTCTTCCTCCCAGTGTTTCGATGGTTCTGGATACCCCCTtttttctccaaaaaaaaaaacaaacaaaaaaagcaaacACGGGTACAAAATATGTCCAGAATTGGCATTATTCTGCTGCAGCCCTGTCATGTGTTCATCCTGAGCGTGTGACATAACCTGATTAACGAATCAAAGCTGAGGGTGTCCAACTTTTAAAAATCTCTCTAGTAGCAAAACTAATCATGTTCACCTGGAGACCGACCGCGATCTTGTTTCCGTGGTCCGCCTCGCTTTCTATGACCTTCCTTTAAGGTTACGGACGACAGTCACTATTGACGGAGGAGGCGCTTCTGTCGCTTTCGTTTCTATCTTCGCAAGCTTTCTgcagcaacactttgcaaaaaaaaaaagggggccgCTTTGTCACGTTGGGccttaccaaaaaaaaaactcaaaagatATCAAACATACAAAAAGAAGCTCTAATCGCCAGTGTCGTGGATTTCTCGCATTAcattttgtattctgttttcttACATGTTGTCTTTTAAAGACAAAAAGTGAGTGTATATATGTTATTGTGTGGAAATACATACTTATATTGTGtctgtatatacagtgtatatatatatatatatatatatatatatatatatatatatacatgtgtgtgtgtgtatatacacttgtatatatgtgtatatatatatatatatatgtgtgtatatatatgtgtgtgtgtatatatataaatatataaatatatgtgtatatatatatgtatgtatatatatgtatgtatgtatatatatatatatatatatatatatatatatatatatatatatatatatatatatatatatatatgtatatgtgtgtgtgtgtgtgtgtgtgtgtgtatgtatgaatgcacaAAAAAGTCCACTATAAATGCCTTTACAGAGATAATAAGGCTGTTAGCATCATAAATAATTGGATGATGCCGTGTGGGATACATAGTGGTTGTCTTCGAGCGTACAACTTTCTATTATTATGGCTACCTATTTAGATAGATGAGAGCAATCCGACAACCTTTTCATCGTAATACCCGTTTTCTCTTGTGATTTTaagccttaattttttttaatgctataTGGGGGGGAAATACGGCGTTATTTAAACATTTACATTTGTTGTGTCATTAcaattaatttttcttttttttttttcttttgaaaaatAGACTTTTTCTCGTAATAATACAGCTTGATTCTTGGAAGGTTTTGACATTTATGTACTTAatattacgattttttttttttcagccaatAAAATATTCACGGAAAATTTCTCGTTATAcagtacaactttttttttctcagaaaataataaaaaaaatttggcgCTCATAATATTTTGTCACATTTCTATAGCaccatttttttctgaaaatattacaactttactctcgtaaaatgctaacattttttttgataCACCACAACGTGATTGTAATTATTTGTCATAGTATAATTGTTTTTtgcaaaatgatgactttttttcCCGGGAATACCATACGGTGCTCGTAAAATTTTGTCATAATACTAttaaaaattatgatttttttttgtgcataatattgtttttcccCCTCATTATACAGTATAACTTTTTTTTCTCTTAGAAAATGGTGACTTTTTCTTGCGCTCATAATATTTTGTCACATTTCTATAGCAccgtttttttctcaaaatattacaACCTTACTCTCGGAAAATGAttacattcttcttcttcttctctgcaacattatgacttttttttccgGAAATACCATACATAAAATTTTGtcataataatatttaaaattatAAATCTCGGAAAATGATTACATTCTTCTTGAAATACCACAATGTGATCGTAATTATTTGTCGTatcatttttttctgcaaaattatgccttttttttttttttccctaatatCGCACATTTTTTAATCTGTCATAGCACTACATTTTTACACACggataaatatgactttttttttttaattgcataaTACATTTTTGCGGGAGTTACCCTGTGATTACGGCTTTCTTCATCCCCTCGGTTGCAGTGAATTATTATCTCTGTAAAGTCGCTCTCATTagagggtgtacctaatgtagtggccAATGAGTGTGTGTATCGATTACTATATCAAGAGAGACTCTCTCCCAATGGGTGACTCTCCTGCTCTGTTCTGTGCCTTGgtgagaccccccccccccccccccccacacacacacaccatgtccaGACCCTACTCAGGTCACCCCCCCCCGCCAAAACATTCCTCCCCCTTCTtcagctcctcatcccacccgaCCGCTTACAAACACCAGTAACACACCAAAAGACACTTCCAACCAGCAGGAGGCGCACAAGGAGAGACCCCTGTGCATCCTCTGCCCCCACCCCccttcctcccaccaccaccactaccaccACCAACACCACCACCTGCTAGTGAAGCCTCTGTCATGGCCCCCAATGTCCAAACCACACACTGGTAACGTCCCTTGGCAGCTTCTCGTCGGTCACCAGAAGCTTTGAAGCGCTTTGATATCTTTTATTTTCCTAATGTTGACTTTGTGTTGGTTGAGTGGGCGTCACCGAGAGAGGAGCGATTTTTAAGAATATTTCAACCGATGGCAGCTTCCGGCGTGAATCCGCCGGCCTCTCGGTGCTCGGCTCCAACAGTGTTACTTCCATTCAGACACAGCAATATGACCATCGTGCGCTTTTCTTTTTAAGGGCAGGCAgggtttttcatttttatttctttcttttttttttgaagacAACCAGGTGGTTTTTCTTTTTGGACTGCGTGGTGCATTTAATAGCgaccaagtcttttttttttttttttttttgatgacctCCTAACTGCACTCTCTTCAAACACTGCAGGAGGGCAAAGAAAAACACGGggatgaaacaaacaaaaaaaaaagctgtttttgTGTGGTCATTGACAGTTTACATTCTTGTCAGTGATGAGCAGGTGACTGTTTGTAGCGTTCAACTTTGTTTTTAGTCTGTTGGTTAACTGAGTTCAACCATAATAATGACTCTCTTGCACAGAACCTCCCTGTCGGAATGGACCCAGCAAATTCAAATCATTGATGGTTAGACTTCCCGAAAAATCATTCAATGTGCACTTCAATGTGTGAGTGTGAGGGCCATGCTGAAAAGACAACAAAACGGTAAAattaagaaaactttttttttatacatgtctgagaaaaaaatgtgtgtgaagaaaaaagggtcaaaattGTGCCAAAAATCTGTGAGGTTCTGAGGTAAAAAACTTTTTTATAATAATCTGAACATTctgaaaaaaaagtggaaaattatgtttaaataagttATATAATTCTAAGGAAAACCTGTTAATagtatgaggggaaaaaaagttgtAACAATAAAAGTGGAAAAGGTGGTTAAATTATGAgaaacctttctttttttttaattcggtggacaaaatgatttaaaattcTGGGGGGAAAAGTCAATCATTCTAATCAAGTGTGAAGGCCATGCTGAaaaaacaacatccatccatccattttctaccgcttattccctttcggggtcgcggggggcgctggcgcctatctcagctacaattgggcggaaggcagggtacaccctggacaagtcgccacctcattgcagggccaacacagatagacagacaacattcacactcacattcacacactagggccaatttagtgttgccaatcaacctatccccaggtacaaaACGGTAAAATTAGGAAAACTTTTTTTATACATGTctgagaaaaaaatatgtctgaagaaaaaagtgtcaaaattGTGCGAAAAATCTATGAGGTtctgagggaaaaaaaatattataataatctgaACATTCTGAAGAAAAAGTTTTAAATGATGTTTAAATAAGTTATATAATTCTAAGGAAAAACTGTTAATagtatgggggaaaaaaagttgtaACAATAAAAGTGGAAAAGGTGGTTAAATTATAAGAaacctttttatttttaattcggtggacaaaatgttttaaaattctggAGGGAAAAGTCAATCATTCTAATCAAGTGTGAAGGCCATgctgaaaaaacaacaaaacggtAAAAttaggaaaactttttttttattcgtgtctgagaaaaaaatgtgtgtgaagaaaaaagggtcaaaattGTGAGAAAAATCTATGAGGttctgagggggaaaaaaaattataataatctgAACATTCTGAAGAAAAAGTGgaaaattatgtttaaataagttATATAATTCTAAGCAAAACTGTTAATAgtatgagggggaaaaaattgtAACAATAAAAGTGGAAAATGTGGTTAAATTATaaaaaacctttttttatttaattcgctggacaaaatgttttaaaattctggGGTGGAAAGTCAATCATTCTAATCAAGTGTGAAGGCcatgccaaaaaaaacaacaaaacggtAAAATtaggaaaacttttttttatatacatgtctgagaaaaaaatatgtgtgaagaaaaaagggtcaaaattGTGAGAAAAATCTATGAGGTTCTgaggtaaaatatatatatatatatatatatatatatatatatatatatatatatatatat harbors:
- the mxd4 gene encoding max dimerization protein 4 yields the protein MELNSLLILLEAAEYLERRDREAEHGYASVLPYSSDFSRKKTKASPINRKSQNNRSSHNELEKHRRAKLRLYLEQLKKLVPLGPDSTRHTTLSLLKRAKMLIKKLEEQDKKALNTKEQLQREHRYLKRRLEQLSVSGSVERIRTDSMGSTISTDSEQDVDIEGMDLTPGEADSVGSISDPEVEEEEEEEEEEEDQYSLQSSSSDTSYTASHSHRLQPHHC